GCACTTTTTGCGCAAACTCGCTTTGCGTTTCGGCGTGGTTGCGTCATGGACACGAGTTGATCTGCGCGTCACGGTGAAGGTCTGGCCGAACGATGGCGCGAATGGTTGGGCTGTTAGATGTATACACTTTTTTACTTTGCTTGTCAAGCATACATACACTGTGGGAGGATGAAGGTGGATACCGCAGGGGCGAGTGGTGAAGCTCTTTACCTATTCTGAGCCAGGTTTTTTAATGCCGAACGCAGGTCATTCAGAAATTGCCCCAACGATGGCTCGTTTCTCCCTGCTTCATAGAGGTTCATTTTCTCTACTATTGCCTCAGCATGCTCATAGTCGTTCAGGATGATGGGAATCTTAGCTTCCTTGAGGAGCCTGTGATATTCAGTCTTGTACCAATCTCGCCCACATTTATTCTTTGGCGTCGGCTTTGGTGTGATGGAAGAACTGAGGGCTTGACGCAGGGCCTTGTGATCACAAAGATACCAGCGTTCGATATGGGGATCAGGCACGGCGCAGACAAAAGGCTTGAGATACTGCGCCCGCTGAATGATGTCGTTCATATCGGCAATTTTCCGCTGGTATCCCTGGCAGTTGCCATCGACTGAAAGGACAAGTACATCGGTAGCAAGAACACGCCGATGCTGTTCTTCGCGCAGGAACGTTTTGAGAGCGACCAGGGAACGGCTGCCCCCAGTGACCACCGAGCCTGGGTTATGCTGGATAGAGATGCCCGCATCTGTAGCCAGACGCTGGATCAGAGCTTTGATAAAAACTTCTTGCGCCTCATCTTCCACAAAGTAGGTAAACACCTTCCCTCTCGTTACCATGCTCACTCCTTACGGGGTTGTGGTCAAAGGAGCCGCTGGCTCAGCCTCATCATCATCTATGCTCAGTCGCTTTTCTACCGTAATGGGGTCTCGCCATAAACCACTTGTTTTAACCGGCTCAAAGACGGTATCCGCTCCAGCGCGCCAGCAGTAGATCAATTCGTCTTCCGAGAAATAGCGCGGCAGCAGGGGTGAATGGGTGTTCACAAGCGCTTGAATCCCTCTTTGCCCGGTAGTGGTTTTTAGCAGGTCAGCAATGAAGCGTAGGTGATGTGGGTCAACGCCATTCTCCGGCTCTTCGATCCCTAGCAGCGTAGCTGGCTCAAGAGGGTTCGTGAGGGCAAGTAGGGCCAACACGCGAAGTGTGCCAGCGGAGATGACACGAGAGCGATATGGTATTTCATCCTCACGCACGATGAGCTGGAGGTAGCCATCAGAGGATCGCTCGATCTTGAAGTCGGTGATCTGAGGGATGAGCAGGCGGAGCGCGCGGCGAATGCCCTCGAACTGCTTTGGCCGCTCGATTTGCATGCTGTTGAAGAAAGCGGTGAGGTCGCCACCAGTTGGGCCAAGCGCTTTTACGTCGCGCAGCGCGGCTGGCTCGCGCATGGCTTTGGGTTCCAGATCATAAAAGCGCCAGTGAGAGATTTCTTGAAAGGCTGCGTTGATGGGATGGAGGGATAGGAAGATTGGCTGCGAAAACAGCGTTCTATCCTGGCTGGCACTGAAGGTACCAGAACCTATCTTGCCGTGTGTATTTATTCTGATTTGGAAATGGGTTCTTTCAGCAATAACGTTTTGTCCCTGCTTCGGCGCGAGGTTGGCGTTTAGCAAGCTGAGGCGCTCTTGGGTGACGCTGAGATCGCCAGACGTGGCATCGATCTGGATTACCACCTTATAACTCAGGAAGCGCACAAATTCATCAAGTGTCTCTGTAGTAGCAGTCCTGGGCTTATGAGTTCTGACTCCATAGGGGATGTCTGATGTGCTCTGCTGGTTTACTAACTCAATGGTATCAGGTGAAAGTTCAATATCAACTTCTATTGAGAACACGGCAGAATTTTGCTTGAGAAGCCCTTCTATCCCCTCGCTGCCAAATGAGAAAGCTTCTAAGGGGCTGCCTCGGTGTTCATCAAAGGCTTCTCTCAGGGTCGGCTGTGTCACCATTCTTCTGAGTAGGGCAAGCGCGTCGAAGAGGTTGCTCTTGCCAGAGGCGTTTGCACCGATGATGATAGATAGTGGGCGATCAAAGCGAACTTCCACGTCTCGCAAAGATTTATAGCCGCGAATGCGAACTCTTCTGAGCATGGGCTAGCCTCTTTTCTAAGCACGCGCTGGCTTCTGCTGATAGACATCCTCTGTCGAGAACATTGTACGCTATTTGGGAGCATGGCGCAGGTGTGCGGGAACCGCAGGGGCGAGCAGGCCACGTGGCCTGCTCGCCCCTCGCGGTGTTTTTACCCCTGGGGTTAGCTGCGGGCAAGCTGGCGGAGGACTTCTTCGACCTGCGGATGCGTGCGGTTGAGGCGCAGGTCTTCGCCGCCGCTGGCGTCCTGCTGGGCCAGCAGGATTTTTTCCTGAATGCAGATGTTGAGGAGTTCGCGGGCGCTTTCGCGGGTCAGGCGGCCCCGGAAGCGGTTCTTGGGGTTGATGGAATCGCCGACGAAGTTGGAGATGCCAATGACGGTGCGCCAGGACCAGTTGCGGTCAATGTAGTCGAGGAATTGGATGAAGCCCGGCTCCAGCGGATCGACGAGCGCGGGCATCGCGCCGGTTCCCTGGAAGTTCATCGGGCCAACGGCGGGCATGGGGCCAGTTGCGCCGCTGATGAGCGACGACGGGAAGCTCTGAGAACTGCCAGGGCTGCCCGGCAGGGCGGGCGCTCCAGGCAGGGTGAGAGCGACAAACTGACTGGCCGCGCTGATGAGGTCGCGGCTGACGGTGCCAGGGACGCCGACGATGATGACGGTCTTATTCAGGCGCAGCTTGAGCCGCGCAGAGATGCGTGTGAAGTCGCGGTCGCCAGTCATCAGTACAAAAGTCCCGATGGTGGGTCGATCAAAGACCGTCTCGATGATGTCCATGAGCATATTGAGGTCTACGGTACTTTGGGAGACGGTGCTTTGGATGACGCCCATCGAGCCGCTGCTGCTGGCGGAGGGGTTGCTGAGCGGTCCGCTGCGCGGGCCTTCTGCGGAGGAGTCATTCTTAAACGATTGGCTGCTGCCCGGCCCGGAAAGCGGGCCAAGCGGGCCGGAAATAGTCGGGCCGCTGGCGCCAACGCTGGGCGAGGGCGCGAGGCCGTTGGCCTGGTTATTCACGCCGAAGGTGTTGTAGCCGTTCGGAGGGGTATTGCCAGATGGATAGTCTATGCCTTCGCTCTCCAGGGTTTCTTCTTCTTCTTCTTCCTGGGGAGTGTCGTTTGTGGAGGTGGAAAGGCCATAGCCTGAACTGGATGGGTCGAGCGAGCGGCTTTCGCCTGTTCCGCCGTTGGGGGTATTGACCCAATAGGGGCGCAGGCGGTCGCGCTGCTTGGCGGGGCAATCCACGCGATCAATCATGGCGGCCATGAGGCTGCCCTTGAATTGGTCGGGCTGGCGGGTCCAGTCCGCATAGGCGCGAGCCACCATGACGGTCCCATAGCGACGGGCGACACTAATTAATTCCTGGGGGTCGGGTTCCCGGCGTTGGATGTTCAGCAGGCTATAGCGGATGTTCTCAAAATCAATGAAAAGAGCAATTTCTTCTGACACAAATAACCTCTCCTCCGGGAGAATCCCAACATAGTAGAAGGGTTGCCTAGACCATAAGTATCTTAGATAAGACCAGGGCGTAAAAAGACAAGAACATTGAATAGAGAGGACGCCCTTCGCCTTTTCCAATCTCTTGACAGCCTGCGCTCATTTTAGATACGCTACAGAGAGCGATCATCTCGCAGGAGATAGACCGCTGCCCGATCAATCGGCTTTGAGAGACGAAAATTGTATAAAGCCAGCATAGCACACTTTGCCCGTAAAGTCGAGAGGTATAGTCGAGACGGTTCTACCAAATCTGAGGTGTTGGCAAGCGAGGCGTGTTACTGGTAGCGCCGCCATCCTGGCGGCCAGCGTTGGCCTGCTGGTCCGCTGGCCTGGAGGGCGAACGCTCGCCAGGGCGCAGCGTTAGCCGCCTGGAAGGCGGCGCTACAAGTGACCCCCGATCATTGGTGGAACCAGTCGAGACAAGGCCGCGAGGCTGGCGATCTTGCTGGCTCCGCTAAGGAAGGGGCCGGGCGATGGCCGAGCAGGAAAAGAGCCAGGGGCGAATCAGAAACCCCCGACAAACGCGCCTGATGAAGTGGGTGAGCGTGGGCGCGGCAGTGGTGGTGGCGGGGCTGATTGGCTGGGGGCTGCTGATTTCTCGCCCAGCGTCTGGCACAACGGGCGCTGGGGGTGAGCCGCTGCCCGATTTTTATGGGCGCGCCGGGCAGGCCGCGCCAGATTTTACGCTGAAAGATTTGCGGAATGCGCCGGTATCGCTGAGCGATTTTCGCGGGGAGCGGGTGCTGGTGAATTTCTGGTACGTGGCCTGTCCGGGGTGCCAGACAGAAATGCTCGATTTAGAGCGGTTCGCTGCTCAGGAGCGGGGCGAGCATCTGGTGATCCTGGGGATCAATATTGTGGACGATGCCAATACGGCGTCGCTGTTTCTGCAACAGTATGGCATTACCTATCCTGTCGTGCTGGATACGCATCAGCGGGTGCTTGATCTCTATCAGGCGACTTCCACGCCGTCTTCCTTCTTGATTGATTCGCAGGGGATTATTCGCGGCAGTGTGTCGGGGCCGCTGAATCTGGAGCAGATGCAGGCGTATTTTGCCGCCATCCACTGATGGG
The nucleotide sequence above comes from Ktedonobacterales bacterium. Encoded proteins:
- a CDS encoding DUF4276 family protein, whose protein sequence is MVTRGKVFTYFVEDEAQEVFIKALIQRLATDAGISIQHNPGSVVTGGSRSLVALKTFLREEQHRRVLATDVLVLSVDGNCQGYQRKIADMNDIIQRAQYLKPFVCAVPDPHIERWYLCDHKALRQALSSSITPKPTPKNKCGRDWYKTEYHRLLKEAKIPIILNDYEHAEAIVEKMNLYEAGRNEPSLGQFLNDLRSALKNLAQNR
- a CDS encoding AAA family ATPase, whose amino-acid sequence is MLRRVRIRGYKSLRDVEVRFDRPLSIIIGANASGKSNLFDALALLRRMVTQPTLREAFDEHRGSPLEAFSFGSEGIEGLLKQNSAVFSIEVDIELSPDTIELVNQQSTSDIPYGVRTHKPRTATTETLDEFVRFLSYKVVIQIDATSGDLSVTQERLSLLNANLAPKQGQNVIAERTHFQIRINTHGKIGSGTFSASQDRTLFSQPIFLSLHPINAAFQEISHWRFYDLEPKAMREPAALRDVKALGPTGGDLTAFFNSMQIERPKQFEGIRRALRLLIPQITDFKIERSSDGYLQLIVREDEIPYRSRVISAGTLRVLALLALTNPLEPATLLGIEEPENGVDPHHLRFIADLLKTTTGQRGIQALVNTHSPLLPRYFSEDELIYCWRAGADTVFEPVKTSGLWRDPITVEKRLSIDDDEAEPAAPLTTTP
- a CDS encoding NYN domain-containing protein; this encodes MSEEIALFIDFENIRYSLLNIQRREPDPQELISVARRYGTVMVARAYADWTRQPDQFKGSLMAAMIDRVDCPAKQRDRLRPYWVNTPNGGTGESRSLDPSSSGYGLSTSTNDTPQEEEEEETLESEGIDYPSGNTPPNGYNTFGVNNQANGLAPSPSVGASGPTISGPLGPLSGPGSSQSFKNDSSAEGPRSGPLSNPSASSSGSMGVIQSTVSQSTVDLNMLMDIIETVFDRPTIGTFVLMTGDRDFTRISARLKLRLNKTVIIVGVPGTVSRDLISAASQFVALTLPGAPALPGSPGSSQSFPSSLISGATGPMPAVGPMNFQGTGAMPALVDPLEPGFIQFLDYIDRNWSWRTVIGISNFVGDSINPKNRFRGRLTRESARELLNICIQEKILLAQQDASGGEDLRLNRTHPQVEEVLRQLARS
- a CDS encoding TlpA disulfide reductase family protein — encoded protein: MAEQEKSQGRIRNPRQTRLMKWVSVGAAVVVAGLIGWGLLISRPASGTTGAGGEPLPDFYGRAGQAAPDFTLKDLRNAPVSLSDFRGERVLVNFWYVACPGCQTEMLDLERFAAQERGEHLVILGINIVDDANTASLFLQQYGITYPVVLDTHQRVLDLYQATSTPSSFLIDSQGIIRGSVSGPLNLEQMQAYFAAIH